A section of the Acropora muricata isolate sample 2 chromosome 4, ASM3666990v1, whole genome shotgun sequence genome encodes:
- the LOC136913136 gene encoding uncharacterized protein isoform X3, protein MTTFHVEEFRFTAMSCNVNLYFYMGNHQRQLLPLSISRRMLELVSKGDKNGSIRAWSTSLNSFPMVTQFLGHTATITKLLVHSEESLLISSSLDKTIRLWNFDTSTQTFRLETGEEIVEMGLLSSHLLYYHSHHHLKIWSLNLFHSLFTILSSRIRRWARVKSPGYPARVLLHSEDGGVRLLSPVHGSELTAVLPITTMSADIVDVAHNPRQEKIYLVLSTRAVLVFESDTNPCCAHQLWVAESPDEGVCSLAMINAEFALEKGEIPLKSGLLFAGHYNGQISLVDGKDVYMRGNVQAHQGQVTNLKVSASVSTESADSIGSVDRLISYGTDCVVRIWKLVHKEYGCVSIQQLARVKLLQTPRDLAMAGNTLCMAMADNNVIMCRVQPDQKECGADIFNATKKTHEFLTHSKDEGHTALINGLSCCSTLGLFATSSEDHCVKIWNSNNQLVREMYFDESLCGVCFANSRGDILVGFQYHISLVTILNYLPLTYLKILSNMHFENDSFEDQVQFDDLLKFWYDPDRVPIMPLNASERITLEPPDVKRFRKRKKKETIAVKQQKTEDDKYMSEFKKRRESRRLSLRVHVMMTMSRLSESACDPEHMKFTETEMGEPQPTEVECAQKVALSDRESVPRATSDSVEPVRVFWPCAPDGYIPNSVVRQKVKPRRPPARLIVGMRQPMQKLPYTKDKEEQEIEEGRAKIRDFWTLWRAVQAEHVKQIFADDTSTTKGGKKRKRAPKATSSKMGRRLTTKRKASAEESEEDEMIGVEEGEEEWEMEELESKLSIDKYEDVSKENAEDIQDESESEQSEIEEENEEGGILDEILGESPSPADEKQNTSNVMQVSVTSSDLPLLTRIVRKTWYPKLAQRRNMAPRYEDAIDNMLLALSEAKNANTIQDICQEFKNIERENGIHEDKKVELQNLLVKMCHDEEATIRQTAVRLLGEMEVHRKDAYLTVVRRLVDDDKKTREEAKKALHTLTGVNTMEGLSDFMTKFGVVHLNLRCNDNAVLMDLAERLRNAGKAKKAEDHEKDQRKSSLGNLRSTLRRKPFKAKFRRPKAMRRKKKGTSNANRKGSILEEKASLNTLEAFTIKLKETQLGCKLLQKMAPFRQDIIPGHTPPSPKDEDKTELAEIGDLISRPTTQAEYDSQQDAGRLTISSQAATIKSLETPVDRTIVADTPGRISTSSRVTAVRESATVEMDDSTGRDEVKAKTSLRSPYKVLEPIKQEPLKKPLRHEDSTSLLSLLQITKLGSYLTGVDEQKVKLLLMKLRRTKGITSQEITENNVTRALYNFEGVIEIISCMFSLDEPLADLAMKAQKSKEEIGRSLRTLFASRFLDIVEWQNYAVIKGIGKIPLKYKEALVGLRDEVFQSIEGFFRNNEPLARSNPKRSRRLNEVLKGILGICALLEPHEEEEEEEEEEEEEEEEEEEEQFSCEVPQPTLGMSMVPVASAQIDSSRKIKDQLAPIFVQPSLHHRLGPGTLGQRLLHSTTIRVKALSDFRLHSSQETKDFVVSSLPQRLSVHTGNKIEGESRFGIMELSWRAGTPLQRLNELDLQPHNFLHLPSKPVELKDPFTVNSQDRGDKELRPKIPKSLSVPPLSHRKKIHIPENRLNLFRAVNGMNKQESLAALAKYIKNQNIIKRKLFDNTTDLLSDSHSSKDQQGFDLAAPSTAPKPIRAPGRDLMDPERSRKSVRNGYQFCEQTPNMTSGTLLREVSKYCPPSFSGLERSS, encoded by the exons GCCACACAGCGACAATTACGAAACTGCTAGTGCACTCCGAAGAATCGCTCCTTATTTCCAGTTCATTGGACAAAACTATTCGACTGTGGAACTTTGACACGAGCACCCAAACGTTCAGACTGGAAACTGGCGAGGAGATAGTGGAGATGGGACTGCTGAGCAGCCATTTGTTGTACTACCACTCCCATCATCATTTGAAAATATGGAGCCTCAATCTATTTCACAGCCTTTTTACCATTCTAAGCTCACGCATAAGAAGATGGGCAAGAGTTAAATCCCCTGGATACCCTGCCAGGGTGTTATTGCATTCTGAAGATGGTGGGGTACGGCTTTTATCTCCTGTTCATGGCTCAGAGCTGACGGCTGTATTGCCCATAACAACCATGTCAGCCGATATTGTTGATGTGGCTCACAATCCCAGACAAGAGAAGATTTATCTGGTGCTGAGCACAAGGGCTGTGTTGGTGTTTGAAAGCGATACTAACCCTTGTTG TGCTCATCAGTTGTGGGTGGCCGAGAGCCCAGATGAAGGAGTCTGTAGCCTAGCGATGATTAATGCCGAGTTTGCTCTTGAAAAAGGCGAAATTCCATTGAAATCGGGATTACTATTTGCTGGACACTACAATGGACAGATATCTCTTGTCGACGGAAAAG ATGTCTACATGAGAGGAAATGTTCAAGCTCACCAAGGCCAAGTCACGAATTTGAAAGTATCGGCCTCGGTCAGTACTGAATCAGCGGATAGCATCGGATCAGTTGATCGCCTGATATCGTATGGTACTGACTGTGTGGTCAGGATATGGAAGCTTGTTCATAAGGAATACGGTTGTGTGTCAATCCAACAGCTGGCCCGTGTGAAGTTGCTTCAAACACCCAGGGACCTCGCAATGGCAGGAAATACCTTATGTATGGCTATGGCGGATAACAATGTCATCATGTGCAG AGTGCAACCTGACCAAAAGGAGTGCGGAGCTGACATCTTTAACGCCACTAAAAAGACTCACGAGTTCCTGACGCATTCCAAAGACGAAGGACATACGGCACTTATCAATGGG cTGTCGTGTTGCTCGACCCTCGGTTTATTTGCAACATCAAGCGAAGACCATTGTGTCAAAATTTGGAACAGTAACAACCAGCTTGTGAGAGAAATGTATTTTGATGAATCACTATGTGGCGTGTGCTTTGCAAATTCACGAGGAGACATTTTAGTTGGTTTCCAATATCACATTAGCTTGGTAACCATTTTGAACTACTTGCCACTTacatatttgaaaattttatcCAATATGCATTTTGAGAATGATTCCTTTGAGGATCAAGTGCAGTTTGATGACTTGCTGAAGTTCTGGTACGACCCTGACCGCGTTCCCATAATGCCTCTCAACGCGAGCGAGCGAATAACACTGGAACCCCCGGATGTTAAAAGATTCAGGAAGAGAAAAAAG AAAGAAACAATAGCTGTGAAGCAGCAAAAAACAGAAGATGATAAATATATGAGTGAATTCAAGAAGAGGAGAGAATCAAGAAGGCTGTCGCTACGG GTTCACGTGATGATGACTATGAGCCGATTATCGGAGTCTGCTTGCGACCCTGAACATATGAAATTCACTGAAACCGAGATGGGTGAACCG CAACCAACAGAGGTCGAGTGCGCGCAAAAGGTAGCATTATCTGACAGAGAAAGTGTCCCAAGGGCAACCTCAGATTCCGTGGAACCTGTCAGAGTGTTTTGGCCATGCGCGCCAGATGGATATATACCGAATTCCGTTGTGCGTCAAAAGGTAAAACCACGAAGGCCACCAGCAAGGCTAATAGTCGGGATGAGACAACCAATGCAAAAATTACCGTACACAAAAGATAAAGAAGAGCAGGAGATCGAAGAAGGCAGAGCTAAAATAAGAG ATTTTTGGACACTTTGGAGAGCAGTGCAGGCAGAGCACGTGAAACAGATCTTTGCCGATGACACTTCCACGACTAAAGGAGGAAAGAAGAGGAAAAGAGCACCCAAAGCAACATCGTCCAAGATGGGCCGGCGGCTAACTACCAAACGAAAAGCATCTGCCGAGGAAAG TGAAGAGGACGAAATGATAGGAGTAGAGGAAGGGGAGGAGGAATGGGAAATGGAAGAATTGGAATCAAAATTGTCTATAGATAAATACGAGGATGTCAGCAAAGAAAACGCAGAAGATATACAAGATGAATCCGAATCCGAGCAATCAGAAATCGAGGAAGAAAACGAGGAGGGTGGCATTTTGGATGAAATCTTAGGGGAATCTCCGTCCCCGGccgatgaaaaacaaaacacatcgaatgTCATGCAA GTTTCAGTAACCTCTTCAGATTTACCATTGCTGACTCGAATCGTTCGAAAGACATGGTACCCCAAGTTAGCTCAAAGACGAAACATGGCTCCCCGTTATGAGGACGCAATAGACAACATGCTATTGGCGCTGTCGGAAGCGAAAAATGCAAACACAATTCAGGATATCTGTCAAGAATTTAAGAATATTGAGAG AGAGAATGGGATTCATGAGGATAAAAAGGTTGAACTTCAGAATCTTCTGGTGAAAATGTGTCATGACGAGGAAGCAACGATACGGCAGACAGCGGTTCGTTTGCTGGGTGAAATGGAAGTCCATCGCAAGGATGCCTACCTCACTGTAGTGCGCAGACTCGTGGATGATGATAAGAAAACTCGCGAGGAGGCTAAGAAAGCTTTACATACTCTCACAG GTGTGAACACGATGGAAGGGCTCAGCGATTTTATGACGAAATTTGGAGTAGTCCATCTGAACCTTCGCTGCAATGATAACGCCGTTCTGATGGATCTGGCTGAGCGACTAAGAAATGctggaaaagcaaaaaaagcGGAAGATCACGAAAAGGACCAGCGGAAATCTTCCCTTGGCAACCTAAGGTCTACACTcagaagaaaaccattcaagGCCAAGTTCAGACGTCCGAAAGCCATG AGGCGAAAAAAAAAGGGTACCTCTAATGCAAACCGCAAAGGTTCCATTCTTGAAGAAAAAGCATCTCTAAATACGCTGGAAGCCTTCACGATTAAGTTGAAAGAAACACAATTAGGATGTAAATTGCTGCAAAAAATGGCACCTTTTAGACAGGACATCATTCCAGGTCATACGCCTCCATCGCCTAAAGACGAGGACAAGACAGAATTAGCAGAAATTGGG gatttGATCTCGAGGCCGACTACTCAGGCAGAATATGACTCCCAGCAAGACGCAG GACGTTTAACGATCTCAAGTCAAGCGGCGACGATCAAATCCTTAGAAACTCCAGTTGACAGAACAATAGTCGCTGATACGCCAG GGCGAATAAGTACCTCAAGTAGAGTAACGGCTGTTAGGGAAAGTGCAACCGTAGAAATGGATGATTCTACCG GTCGTGATGAAGTGAAAGCTAAAACTTCTCTGCGAAGTCCTTACAAAGTACTAGAACCCATCAAACAGGAGCCATTGAAAAAGCCACTCCGACATGAAGACAGCACGTCATTGCTCTCTCTGTTACAAATCACTAAATTGGGAAGCTACTTGACAGGAGTCGACGAACAAAAAGTGAAGCTTCTTCTGATGAAGTTGAGGCGAACCAAGGGAATTACTTCTCAAGAAATCACGGAGAACAATGTTACTCGTGCACTCTATAATTTTGAAGGAGTAATAGAGATCATTTCTTGTATGTTTTCATTGGACGAGCCTCTTGCAGATTTGGCAATGAAAGCCCAGAAAAGTAAAGAGGAAATAGGTCGGAGTCTGCGAACGCTTTTCGCGTCTAGATTTCTGGATATCGTCGAGTGGCAAAATTACGCAGTGATAAAAGGCATTGGGAAGATTCCTCTGAAGTACAAGGAAGCTCTCGTAGGACTCAGGGACGAAGTGTTTCAAAGCATTGAGGGATTCTTCAGGAATAATGAACCATTGGCGCGGAGTAATCCTAAGAGGTCTAGGAGATTGAATGAGGTCCTAAAAGGAATTCTTGGGATATGCGCCTTACTAGAACCTcacgaggaagaagaagaagaagaagaagaagaagaagaagaagaagaagaagaagaagaagaacagtTCTCGTGTGAAGTGCCTCAGCCAACATTGGGGATGAGCATGGTTCCTGTGGCTTCGGCACAGATTGATTCCAGCAGAAAG ATAAAGGACCAGCTTGCGCCAATCTTTGTACAGCCATCACTTCACCATAGGTTGGGTCCTGGAACACTCGGCCAGCGACTGCTTCACTCAACGACAATCAGAGTAAAGGCGCTGAGCGACTTCAGGCTGCATTCCTCTCAAGAAACGAAAGATTTTGTAGTCTCGTCACTGCCGCAGCGGCTATCAGTCCACACGG GTAACAAGATTGAAGGAGAAAGTAGGTTTGGAATCATGGAGTTGTCATGGAGAGCGGGAACACCGCTTCAGCGATTGAATGAACTTGACCTACAGCCACACAACTTCTTGCACCTACCCAGCAAACCAGTTGAACTCAAAGACCCCTTTACGGTAAACAGCCAGGATCGTGGAGATAAGGAACTAAGACCTAAAATTCCAAAGTCACTGAGTGTACCTCCTTTAAGTCATCGTAAAAAAATACACATCCCAGAAAACCGTCTAAACTTATTCCGAGCCGTTAACGGTATGAATAAACAGGAATCCCTTGCAGCGCTGGCGAAATACATCAAGAACCAAAATATTATCAAAAGAAAGCTTTTTGATAATACAACCGATTTATTATCAGACAGTCATTCAAGCAAAGATCAGCAGGGCTTTGACTTAGCTGCTCCTTCAACAGCTCCAAAACCCATACGCGCTCCAGGTAGAGACTTAATGGACCCAGAGAGATCCCGGAAGAGCGTCAGAAATGGTTATCAATTTTGTGAACAGACACCTAACATGACAAGTGGCACATTACTGAGAGAAGTAAGCAAGTACTGTCCTCCTTCTTTCTCTGGTCTTGAGAGGAGTTCTTGA
- the LOC136914123 gene encoding uncharacterized protein, whose protein sequence is MRREASHVTEFPSQVLMDLAKSRPFRTKTKDGHFHVCFEKKLKQSAFNNFLLNHTPYRCSLLGEAITSEKMKRRAKRANKACITTESGSSTSVSLPKITQNFESFISSNDAPESNTRQTVQEQGTTDLIDRENDAQNPSCAFLSCGAIAIEDSLQTAVPPSHTANRDSSRSRTLPLILNRQNSSCYLRRNVSKFKSLSKLPEKEHRFSKRMESVYSYRPKQSPNDEYTTVMEDGAKVTVKQRRLFIEVFMPRTS, encoded by the coding sequence ATGAGGCGTGAGGCATCACACGTAACAGAATTCCCATCTCAAGTTCTTATGGATCTGGCTAAGAGTCGTCCTTTTCGCACAAAGACGAAAGATGGTCATTTCCACGTctgctttgaaaagaaactaAAGCAAAGTGCCTTTAACAACTTCCTGTTGAATCATACACCTTACCGCTGCTCTTTATTGGGAGAAGCAATAACAAGCGAGAAAATGAAACGGCGAGCGAAGCGGGCGAATAAAGCCTGCATCACAACGGAAAGCGGATCTTCGACGTCTGTATCATTACCTAAAATAACGCAGAATTTTGAGTCATTTATCAGCAGTAATGATGCACCTGAGAGTAACACAAGACAAACCGTCCAAGAGCAAGGGACAACAGATTTGATTGACCGTGAAAACGATGCACAAAACCCATCTTGTGCGTTCCTCTCGTGTGGAGCAATCGCTATCGAGGATTCACTTCAAACAGCAGTTCCTCCCTCTCACACAGCAAATAGAGACAGCTCCAGATCAAGGACTCTGCCACTCATTTTGAACAGACAGAACTCGTCATGCTATCTTAGAAGGAATGTCAGCAAATTTAAGTCGCTGAGTAAACTTCCGGAGAAAGAACATCGCTTTTCTAAAAGGATGGAGAGTGTTTATTCCTATAGGCCGAAACAGTCGCCCAATGACGAATATACGACAGTCATGGAAGATGGAGCGAAAGTTACAGTTAAGCAACGCAGACTCTTTATCGAGGTATTTATGCCGAGGACGTCTTAA
- the LOC136913136 gene encoding uncharacterized protein isoform X4, with protein MVTQFLGHTATITKLLVHSEESLLISSSLDKTIRLWNFDTSTQTFRLETGEEIVEMGLLSSHLLYYHSHHHLKIWSLNLFHSLFTILSSRIRRWARVKSPGYPARVLLHSEDGGVRLLSPVHGSELTAVLPITTMSADIVDVAHNPRQEKIYLVLSTRAVLVFESDTNPCCAHQLWVAESPDEGVCSLAMINAEFALEKGEIPLKSGLLFAGHYNGQISLVDGKDVYMRGNVQAHQGQVTNLKVSASVSTESADSIGSVDRLISYGTDCVVRIWKLVHKEYGCVSIQQLARVKLLQTPRDLAMAGNTLCMAMADNNVIMCRVQPDQKECGADIFNATKKTHEFLTHSKDEGHTALINGLSCCSTLGLFATSSEDHCVKIWNSNNQLVREMYFDESLCGVCFANSRGDILVGFQYHISLVTILNYLPLTYLKILSNMHFENDSFEDQVQFDDLLKFWYDPDRVPIMPLNASERITLEPPDVKRFRKRKKKETIAVKQQKTEDDKYMSEFKKRRESRRLSLRVHVMMTMSRLSESACDPEHMKFTETEMGEPQPTEVECAQKVALSDRESVPRATSDSVEPVRVFWPCAPDGYIPNSVVRQKVKPRRPPARLIVGMRQPMQKLPYTKDKEEQEIEEGRAKIRDFWTLWRAVQAEHVKQIFADDTSTTKGGKKRKRAPKATSSKMGRRLTTKRKASAEESEEDEMIGVEEGEEEWEMEELESKLSIDKYEDVSKENAEDIQDESESEQSEIEEENEEGGILDEILGESPSPADEKQNTSNVMQVSVTSSDLPLLTRIVRKTWYPKLAQRRNMAPRYEDAIDNMLLALSEAKNANTIQDICQEFKNIERENGIHEDKKVELQNLLVKMCHDEEATIRQTAVRLLGEMEVHRKDAYLTVVRRLVDDDKKTREEAKKALHTLTGVNTMEGLSDFMTKFGVVHLNLRCNDNAVLMDLAERLRNAGKAKKAEDHEKDQRKSSLGNLRSTLRRKPFKAKFRRPKAMRRKKKGTSNANRKGSILEEKASLNTLEAFTIKLKETQLGCKLLQKMAPFRQDIIPGHTPPSPKDEDKTELAEIGDLISRPTTQAEYDSQQDAGRLTISSQAATIKSLETPVDRTIVADTPGRISTSSRVTAVRESATVEMDDSTGRDEVKAKTSLRSPYKVLEPIKQEPLKKPLRHEDSTSLLSLLQITKLGSYLTGVDEQKVKLLLMKLRRTKGITSQEITENNVTRALYNFEGVIEIISCMFSLDEPLADLAMKAQKSKEEIGRSLRTLFASRFLDIVEWQNYAVIKGIGKIPLKYKEALVGLRDEVFQSIEGFFRNNEPLARSNPKRSRRLNEVLKGILGICALLEPHEEEEEEEEEEEEEEEEEEEEQFSCEVPQPTLGMSMVPVASAQIDSSRKIKDQLAPIFVQPSLHHRLGPGTLGQRLLHSTTIRVKALSDFRLHSSQETKDFVVSSLPQRLSVHTGNKIEGESRFGIMELSWRAGTPLQRLNELDLQPHNFLHLPSKPVELKDPFTVNSQDRGDKELRPKIPKSLSVPPLSHRKKIHIPENRLNLFRAVNGMNKQESLAALAKYIKNQNIIKRKLFDNTTDLLSDSHSSKDQQGFDLAAPSTAPKPIRAPGRDLMDPERSRKSVRNGYQFCEQTPNMTSGTLLREVSKYCPPSFSGLERSS; from the exons GCCACACAGCGACAATTACGAAACTGCTAGTGCACTCCGAAGAATCGCTCCTTATTTCCAGTTCATTGGACAAAACTATTCGACTGTGGAACTTTGACACGAGCACCCAAACGTTCAGACTGGAAACTGGCGAGGAGATAGTGGAGATGGGACTGCTGAGCAGCCATTTGTTGTACTACCACTCCCATCATCATTTGAAAATATGGAGCCTCAATCTATTTCACAGCCTTTTTACCATTCTAAGCTCACGCATAAGAAGATGGGCAAGAGTTAAATCCCCTGGATACCCTGCCAGGGTGTTATTGCATTCTGAAGATGGTGGGGTACGGCTTTTATCTCCTGTTCATGGCTCAGAGCTGACGGCTGTATTGCCCATAACAACCATGTCAGCCGATATTGTTGATGTGGCTCACAATCCCAGACAAGAGAAGATTTATCTGGTGCTGAGCACAAGGGCTGTGTTGGTGTTTGAAAGCGATACTAACCCTTGTTG TGCTCATCAGTTGTGGGTGGCCGAGAGCCCAGATGAAGGAGTCTGTAGCCTAGCGATGATTAATGCCGAGTTTGCTCTTGAAAAAGGCGAAATTCCATTGAAATCGGGATTACTATTTGCTGGACACTACAATGGACAGATATCTCTTGTCGACGGAAAAG ATGTCTACATGAGAGGAAATGTTCAAGCTCACCAAGGCCAAGTCACGAATTTGAAAGTATCGGCCTCGGTCAGTACTGAATCAGCGGATAGCATCGGATCAGTTGATCGCCTGATATCGTATGGTACTGACTGTGTGGTCAGGATATGGAAGCTTGTTCATAAGGAATACGGTTGTGTGTCAATCCAACAGCTGGCCCGTGTGAAGTTGCTTCAAACACCCAGGGACCTCGCAATGGCAGGAAATACCTTATGTATGGCTATGGCGGATAACAATGTCATCATGTGCAG AGTGCAACCTGACCAAAAGGAGTGCGGAGCTGACATCTTTAACGCCACTAAAAAGACTCACGAGTTCCTGACGCATTCCAAAGACGAAGGACATACGGCACTTATCAATGGG cTGTCGTGTTGCTCGACCCTCGGTTTATTTGCAACATCAAGCGAAGACCATTGTGTCAAAATTTGGAACAGTAACAACCAGCTTGTGAGAGAAATGTATTTTGATGAATCACTATGTGGCGTGTGCTTTGCAAATTCACGAGGAGACATTTTAGTTGGTTTCCAATATCACATTAGCTTGGTAACCATTTTGAACTACTTGCCACTTacatatttgaaaattttatcCAATATGCATTTTGAGAATGATTCCTTTGAGGATCAAGTGCAGTTTGATGACTTGCTGAAGTTCTGGTACGACCCTGACCGCGTTCCCATAATGCCTCTCAACGCGAGCGAGCGAATAACACTGGAACCCCCGGATGTTAAAAGATTCAGGAAGAGAAAAAAG AAAGAAACAATAGCTGTGAAGCAGCAAAAAACAGAAGATGATAAATATATGAGTGAATTCAAGAAGAGGAGAGAATCAAGAAGGCTGTCGCTACGG GTTCACGTGATGATGACTATGAGCCGATTATCGGAGTCTGCTTGCGACCCTGAACATATGAAATTCACTGAAACCGAGATGGGTGAACCG CAACCAACAGAGGTCGAGTGCGCGCAAAAGGTAGCATTATCTGACAGAGAAAGTGTCCCAAGGGCAACCTCAGATTCCGTGGAACCTGTCAGAGTGTTTTGGCCATGCGCGCCAGATGGATATATACCGAATTCCGTTGTGCGTCAAAAGGTAAAACCACGAAGGCCACCAGCAAGGCTAATAGTCGGGATGAGACAACCAATGCAAAAATTACCGTACACAAAAGATAAAGAAGAGCAGGAGATCGAAGAAGGCAGAGCTAAAATAAGAG ATTTTTGGACACTTTGGAGAGCAGTGCAGGCAGAGCACGTGAAACAGATCTTTGCCGATGACACTTCCACGACTAAAGGAGGAAAGAAGAGGAAAAGAGCACCCAAAGCAACATCGTCCAAGATGGGCCGGCGGCTAACTACCAAACGAAAAGCATCTGCCGAGGAAAG TGAAGAGGACGAAATGATAGGAGTAGAGGAAGGGGAGGAGGAATGGGAAATGGAAGAATTGGAATCAAAATTGTCTATAGATAAATACGAGGATGTCAGCAAAGAAAACGCAGAAGATATACAAGATGAATCCGAATCCGAGCAATCAGAAATCGAGGAAGAAAACGAGGAGGGTGGCATTTTGGATGAAATCTTAGGGGAATCTCCGTCCCCGGccgatgaaaaacaaaacacatcgaatgTCATGCAA GTTTCAGTAACCTCTTCAGATTTACCATTGCTGACTCGAATCGTTCGAAAGACATGGTACCCCAAGTTAGCTCAAAGACGAAACATGGCTCCCCGTTATGAGGACGCAATAGACAACATGCTATTGGCGCTGTCGGAAGCGAAAAATGCAAACACAATTCAGGATATCTGTCAAGAATTTAAGAATATTGAGAG AGAGAATGGGATTCATGAGGATAAAAAGGTTGAACTTCAGAATCTTCTGGTGAAAATGTGTCATGACGAGGAAGCAACGATACGGCAGACAGCGGTTCGTTTGCTGGGTGAAATGGAAGTCCATCGCAAGGATGCCTACCTCACTGTAGTGCGCAGACTCGTGGATGATGATAAGAAAACTCGCGAGGAGGCTAAGAAAGCTTTACATACTCTCACAG GTGTGAACACGATGGAAGGGCTCAGCGATTTTATGACGAAATTTGGAGTAGTCCATCTGAACCTTCGCTGCAATGATAACGCCGTTCTGATGGATCTGGCTGAGCGACTAAGAAATGctggaaaagcaaaaaaagcGGAAGATCACGAAAAGGACCAGCGGAAATCTTCCCTTGGCAACCTAAGGTCTACACTcagaagaaaaccattcaagGCCAAGTTCAGACGTCCGAAAGCCATG AGGCGAAAAAAAAAGGGTACCTCTAATGCAAACCGCAAAGGTTCCATTCTTGAAGAAAAAGCATCTCTAAATACGCTGGAAGCCTTCACGATTAAGTTGAAAGAAACACAATTAGGATGTAAATTGCTGCAAAAAATGGCACCTTTTAGACAGGACATCATTCCAGGTCATACGCCTCCATCGCCTAAAGACGAGGACAAGACAGAATTAGCAGAAATTGGG gatttGATCTCGAGGCCGACTACTCAGGCAGAATATGACTCCCAGCAAGACGCAG GACGTTTAACGATCTCAAGTCAAGCGGCGACGATCAAATCCTTAGAAACTCCAGTTGACAGAACAATAGTCGCTGATACGCCAG GGCGAATAAGTACCTCAAGTAGAGTAACGGCTGTTAGGGAAAGTGCAACCGTAGAAATGGATGATTCTACCG GTCGTGATGAAGTGAAAGCTAAAACTTCTCTGCGAAGTCCTTACAAAGTACTAGAACCCATCAAACAGGAGCCATTGAAAAAGCCACTCCGACATGAAGACAGCACGTCATTGCTCTCTCTGTTACAAATCACTAAATTGGGAAGCTACTTGACAGGAGTCGACGAACAAAAAGTGAAGCTTCTTCTGATGAAGTTGAGGCGAACCAAGGGAATTACTTCTCAAGAAATCACGGAGAACAATGTTACTCGTGCACTCTATAATTTTGAAGGAGTAATAGAGATCATTTCTTGTATGTTTTCATTGGACGAGCCTCTTGCAGATTTGGCAATGAAAGCCCAGAAAAGTAAAGAGGAAATAGGTCGGAGTCTGCGAACGCTTTTCGCGTCTAGATTTCTGGATATCGTCGAGTGGCAAAATTACGCAGTGATAAAAGGCATTGGGAAGATTCCTCTGAAGTACAAGGAAGCTCTCGTAGGACTCAGGGACGAAGTGTTTCAAAGCATTGAGGGATTCTTCAGGAATAATGAACCATTGGCGCGGAGTAATCCTAAGAGGTCTAGGAGATTGAATGAGGTCCTAAAAGGAATTCTTGGGATATGCGCCTTACTAGAACCTcacgaggaagaagaagaagaagaagaagaagaagaagaagaagaagaagaagaagaagaagaacagtTCTCGTGTGAAGTGCCTCAGCCAACATTGGGGATGAGCATGGTTCCTGTGGCTTCGGCACAGATTGATTCCAGCAGAAAG ATAAAGGACCAGCTTGCGCCAATCTTTGTACAGCCATCACTTCACCATAGGTTGGGTCCTGGAACACTCGGCCAGCGACTGCTTCACTCAACGACAATCAGAGTAAAGGCGCTGAGCGACTTCAGGCTGCATTCCTCTCAAGAAACGAAAGATTTTGTAGTCTCGTCACTGCCGCAGCGGCTATCAGTCCACACGG GTAACAAGATTGAAGGAGAAAGTAGGTTTGGAATCATGGAGTTGTCATGGAGAGCGGGAACACCGCTTCAGCGATTGAATGAACTTGACCTACAGCCACACAACTTCTTGCACCTACCCAGCAAACCAGTTGAACTCAAAGACCCCTTTACGGTAAACAGCCAGGATCGTGGAGATAAGGAACTAAGACCTAAAATTCCAAAGTCACTGAGTGTACCTCCTTTAAGTCATCGTAAAAAAATACACATCCCAGAAAACCGTCTAAACTTATTCCGAGCCGTTAACGGTATGAATAAACAGGAATCCCTTGCAGCGCTGGCGAAATACATCAAGAACCAAAATATTATCAAAAGAAAGCTTTTTGATAATACAACCGATTTATTATCAGACAGTCATTCAAGCAAAGATCAGCAGGGCTTTGACTTAGCTGCTCCTTCAACAGCTCCAAAACCCATACGCGCTCCAGGTAGAGACTTAATGGACCCAGAGAGATCCCGGAAGAGCGTCAGAAATGGTTATCAATTTTGTGAACAGACACCTAACATGACAAGTGGCACATTACTGAGAGAAGTAAGCAAGTACTGTCCTCCTTCTTTCTCTGGTCTTGAGAGGAGTTCTTGA